Proteins encoded by one window of Lacerta agilis isolate rLacAgi1 chromosome 11, rLacAgi1.pri, whole genome shotgun sequence:
- the F2RL1 gene encoding proteinase-activated receptor 2: protein MGRLSRAWLGFVVLVGALMLASASERNPTNSTKGRSFIGHKVNTSNTSKDVYTVDAFAAKILTGKLTTVFLPTVYILVFIIGLPSNAMALWVFFLRTKKRHPAVVYMANLAMADLLFVIWFPLKIAYHINGNNWIYGEGLCKVLVGFFYGNMYCSILFMTCLSVQRYWVIVNPILHSRKKSEISVGISAAIWILILLGTIPLYLVDQTVYVSNLNITTCHDVLPHAVLAKDMYNYFLSLAIGVFLFPAVLTTVSYVLMIKTLNASITDENIGKKRKRAIKFIITVLSMYLICFLPSNILLVLHYAQITTHNTSNVYALYIVALCLSSLNSCIDPFVYYFISKDFRDNLKNALLCRSVRTTKRMQVSLSSNRYPRKSPSYSSGSQTTKSTY from the coding sequence AGAGAAATCCAACCAACTCGACAAAAGGAAGAAGCTTTATTGGTCATAAGGTCAATACAAGCAACACCTCTAAAGATGTATACACTGTGGATGCTTTTGCAGCCAAAATCCTCACTGGCAAGTTGACTACAGTCTTCCTTCCCACAGTCTACATTCTAGTGTTCATCATTGGCTTGCCAAGCAATGCTATGGCTCTGTGGGTCTTCTTCTTGAGAACGAAAAAGCGGCACCCAGCGGTGGTCTATATGGCTAACCTGGCAATGGCAGATCTCCTCTTTGTTATCTGGTTTCCTCTGAAGATTGCATACCATATTAATGGCAATAACTGGATCTATGGCGAAGGCTTGTGCAAAGTACTCGTTGGGTTCTTCTATGGAAACATGTACTGCTCTATCCTTTTTATGACATGTCTCAGCGTACAAAGGTATTGGGTGATTGTGAACCCCATATTGCACTCAAGAAAGAAGTCGGAAATTTCTGTGGGGATATCAGCTGCAATATGGATACTCATCCTCCTTGGCACCATTCCATTGTATCTTGTTGACCAAACTGTTTATGTTTCTAACCTCAACATCACCACTTGTCATGATGTCCTGCCTCATGCAGTGTTGGCTAAAGACATGTATAACTACTTCCTTTCTCTAGCAATTGGAGTTTTCTTATTCCCCGCTGTTCTCACAACTGTTTCCTACGTCCTCATGATAAAGACTCTGAACGCTTCCATTACAGATGAGAACATTGGGAAGAAACGGAAAAGAGCCATCAAGTTCATCATTACTGTGCTTTCCATGTACTTGATCTGTTTTTTGCCCAGTAACATTCTGCTCGTGTTGCACTATGCCCAGATCACAACCCACAACACCAGTAATGTATATGCCTTGTACATTGTAGCGTTGTGCCTTTCTTCCCTAAACAGCTGCATCGATCCATTTGTCTATTACTTCATTTCAAAGGACTTTAGGGACAACCTTAAAAACGCACTCCTCTGTCGAAGTGTGCGCACTACAAAGAGGATGCAAGTCTCTCTCTCATCAAACAGATACCCAAGGAAGTCCCCCTCTTATTCCTCCGGTTCACAGACTACGAAGTCAACCTACTAA